Proteins co-encoded in one Montipora capricornis isolate CH-2021 chromosome 12, ASM3666992v2, whole genome shotgun sequence genomic window:
- the LOC138026327 gene encoding proton-coupled folate transporter-like isoform X1 has product MEDSSRREMWSSNHESTSWIKNPHRLLTVEIIIFLYASAILLEIPVIQQYLYSKAREELKLSQTNENDTVCNPSDLNSSEYSVDQSVQTKASHYILLFNIALTVPAMLTACFLGVWSDKRGRKGPLIVASIGSSVASLVILIAIHWKLHIYVFMIASGIAGLSGYYPTVTLAILAYVADTSKPQSRALKLGILEAITFICGTIVQFFSGVWIKNQGYASVYLVILTAHLLNLLYIVIFLPESLPMELKQNTPICSYDGMKPIILVYLRKRVGRWVLFSLLVCAVLVYLTSFILQTLLVLFAKRAPLCWEESLIGYFSGTLLLSKAFGAVVGISLCSWLGISNFGATQLGTVFLMGSLVMIGFSRNTLEMFLGTILSFFSGVPQPCIRAEMSKLVNKEEQGALFAILASLESLCNFSSQLIFIPLYTWTVTELKGEFVGGITFFINAGLLLIPVVLIGLIQSYTPKSKRKEFPPLLNNENPVS; this is encoded by the exons ATGGAAGACAGCTCAAGAAGAGAAATGTGGAGCAGTAATCATGAATCAACTTCATGGATAAAAAATCCTCACAGACTTTTAACTGTTGAAATAATCATATTTCTTTATGCCAGTGCCATTCTTTTAGAGATCCCTGTCATTCAACAGTATCTTTACTCCAAAGCAAGGGAAGAACTCAAATTGTCCCAGACAAATGAAAATGACACTGTCTGCAATCCCTCTGACCTAAATAGTTCCGAGTACAG TGTAGACCAATCAGTACAAACGAAAGCTTCGCATTACATTTTGCTGTTCAACATAGCTCTTACTGTTCCTGCAATGCTAACAGCTTGTTTCCTTGGTGTCTGGTCAGATAAGAGAGGCCGCAAAGGTCCTTTAATTGTAGCATCAATTGGAAGCTCTGTTGCCTCCTTGGTAATCTTGATTGCAATTCACTGGAAGCTTCATATCTATGTCTTTATGATTG CAAGTGGCATTGCAGGCCTGAGTGGATATTACCCAACTGTGACACTTGCTATTCTGGCTTATGTTGCTGACACATCCAAACCTCAGTCAAGAGCATTAAAGCTTGGCATTCTAGAAGCTATCACCTTTATCTGTGGAACAATAGTCCAGTTTTTTAGTGGTGTGTGGATCAAGAATCAAGGATATGCTTCCGTTTATCTGGTGATATTGACTGCTCATCTCCTCAATCTACTTTACATTGTCATTTTTCTACCCGAGTCATTGCCAATGGAACTTAAACAGAACACTCCCATCTGCTCTTATGATGGCATGAAACCTATTATTCTGGTCTATTTGCGAAAGAGAGTCGGACGCTGGGTTCTATTCAGCCTTTTGGTTTGTGCTGTTCTTGTATATTTAACTTCATTTATTCTTCAAACATTGCTTGTTCTCTTTGCCAAAAGGGCTCCACTATGTTGGGAGGAATCCCTCATTGGGTACTTTTCAGGAACATTGCTtttatcaaaggcttttggcgCTGTCGTGGGAATCTCATTATGTTCTTGGTTAGGAATATCCAATTTTGGTGCTACACAGCTAGGAACTGTCTTCCTCATGGGTTCATTAGTAATGATTGGATTTTCAAGAAACACACTTGAAATGTTTCTGG GTACAATACTCAGTTTCTTTAGTGGGGTGCCGCAGCCCTGCATCAGAGCAGAAATGTCAAAACTGGTGAACAAGGAAGAGCAAG GTGCCTTGTTTGCTATTCTAGCCTCTCTAGAAAGTCTGTGTAATTTTAGTAGTCAGCTGATTTTCATCCCTCTGTACACATGGACAGTTACTGAACTAAAAGGAGAATTTGTGGGTGGCATTACTTTCTTTATCAATGCTGGTCTGCTGTTGATTCCTGTGGTTCTTATTGG ACTAATTCAGAGCTACACACCTAAGTCAAAGCGCAAGGAATTTCCCCCACTTCTTAACAATGAAAATCCTGTTTCTTAA
- the LOC138026327 gene encoding proton-coupled folate transporter-like isoform X2, with protein MEDSSRREMWSSNHESTSWIKNPHRLLTVEIIIFLYASAILLEIPVIQQYLYSKAREELKLSQTNENDTVCNPSDLNSSEYSVDQSVQTKASHYILLFNIALTVPAMLTACFLGVWSDKRGRKGPLIVASIGSSVASLVILIAIHWKLHIYVFMIASGIAGLSGYYPTVTLAILAYVADTSKPQSRALKLGILEAITFICGTIVQFFSGVWIKNQGYASVYLVILTAHLLNLLYIVIFLPESLPMELKQNTPICSYDGMKPIILVYLRKRVGRWVLFSLLVCAVLVYLTSFILQTLLVLFAKRAPLCWEESLIGYFSGTLLLSKAFGAVVGISLCSWLGISNFGATQLGTVFLMGSLVMIGFSRNTLEMFLGTILSFFSGVPQPCIRAEMSKLVNKEEQD; from the exons ATGGAAGACAGCTCAAGAAGAGAAATGTGGAGCAGTAATCATGAATCAACTTCATGGATAAAAAATCCTCACAGACTTTTAACTGTTGAAATAATCATATTTCTTTATGCCAGTGCCATTCTTTTAGAGATCCCTGTCATTCAACAGTATCTTTACTCCAAAGCAAGGGAAGAACTCAAATTGTCCCAGACAAATGAAAATGACACTGTCTGCAATCCCTCTGACCTAAATAGTTCCGAGTACAG TGTAGACCAATCAGTACAAACGAAAGCTTCGCATTACATTTTGCTGTTCAACATAGCTCTTACTGTTCCTGCAATGCTAACAGCTTGTTTCCTTGGTGTCTGGTCAGATAAGAGAGGCCGCAAAGGTCCTTTAATTGTAGCATCAATTGGAAGCTCTGTTGCCTCCTTGGTAATCTTGATTGCAATTCACTGGAAGCTTCATATCTATGTCTTTATGATTG CAAGTGGCATTGCAGGCCTGAGTGGATATTACCCAACTGTGACACTTGCTATTCTGGCTTATGTTGCTGACACATCCAAACCTCAGTCAAGAGCATTAAAGCTTGGCATTCTAGAAGCTATCACCTTTATCTGTGGAACAATAGTCCAGTTTTTTAGTGGTGTGTGGATCAAGAATCAAGGATATGCTTCCGTTTATCTGGTGATATTGACTGCTCATCTCCTCAATCTACTTTACATTGTCATTTTTCTACCCGAGTCATTGCCAATGGAACTTAAACAGAACACTCCCATCTGCTCTTATGATGGCATGAAACCTATTATTCTGGTCTATTTGCGAAAGAGAGTCGGACGCTGGGTTCTATTCAGCCTTTTGGTTTGTGCTGTTCTTGTATATTTAACTTCATTTATTCTTCAAACATTGCTTGTTCTCTTTGCCAAAAGGGCTCCACTATGTTGGGAGGAATCCCTCATTGGGTACTTTTCAGGAACATTGCTtttatcaaaggcttttggcgCTGTCGTGGGAATCTCATTATGTTCTTGGTTAGGAATATCCAATTTTGGTGCTACACAGCTAGGAACTGTCTTCCTCATGGGTTCATTAGTAATGATTGGATTTTCAAGAAACACACTTGAAATGTTTCTGG GTACAATACTCAGTTTCTTTAGTGGGGTGCCGCAGCCCTGCATCAGAGCAGAAATGTCAAAACTGGTGAACAAGGAAGAGCAAG ACTAA
- the LOC138026331 gene encoding DNA repair protein RAD51 homolog A-like, producing MQRERGQEQQDEHDASMEESAGPLLISKLEDHGISANDVKKLQEAGFHTVESIAYTPKKALLAIKGISEAKADKILNEASKLVPMGFTTATEFHMRRSELVMITTGSKELDKLMQGGVETGSITEIFGEFRTGKTQLCHTMAVTCQLPIDHGGAEGKCLYIDTEGTFRPERLLAVAERYGLSGQEVLDNVAYARAYNSDHQSQLLLLASAMMAESRYALMIVDSATALYRTDYSGRGELSARQMHLARFLRTLLKLADEFGVAVIITNQVVAQVDGASMFQADPKKPIGGNIMAHASTTRLYLRKGRGETRICKIYDSPCLPEAEAMFAINADGIGDAKD from the exons ATGCAACGTGAAAGAGGGCAAGAACAACAAGATGAGCATGACGCGTCGATGGAGGAAAGTGCAGGGCCACTGCTCATCAGCAAACTGGAG GACCATGGGATAAGTGCAAACGATGTTAAAAAGCTACAAGAAGCAGGTTTCCATACAGTAGAATCCATTGCTTATACACCAAAGAAAGCTCTGCTTGCCATCAAGGGAATCAGTGAAGCAAAAGCTGACAAGATACTCAATGAAGCGTCCAAACTGGTACCTATGGGTTTTACAACAGCCACGGAATTTCACATGCGGCGATCAGAACTGGTCATGATAACCACAGGCTCAAAAGAGTTAGATAAACTTATGCAAG GTGGGGTTGAAACAGGGAGCATAACAGAGATATTTGGGGAGTTTCGTACCGGAAAAACACAGCTCTGTCACACAATGGCAGTTACATGCCAg CTTCCCATTGATCACGGTGGAGCTGAAGGGAAGTGTTTATACATTGACACAGAAGGCACATTTAGACCAGAGAGACTGCTGGCTGTTGCCGAAAG ATATGGATTATCAGGGCAAGAAGTGCTTGACAATGTTGCATATGCCAGGGCCTATAATTCTGACCATCAGTCACAACTCCTGCTGCTTGCATCTGCTATGATGGCTGAATCAAG ATATGCCCTGATGATCGTTGACAGTGCAACAGCATTGTATCGCACAGATTACTCTGGAAGAGGAGAACTCTCAGCACGTCAAATGCACTTAGCACGGTTTCTAAGGACACTACTGAAGCTCGCTGATGAG TTTGGTGTGGCAGTGATCATAACAAATCAAGTCGTGGCTCAGGTAGATGGGGCATCCATGTTCCAAGCAGATCCTAAAAAGCCAATTGGTGGAAATATTATGGCACATGCATCTACAACAAG GTTATATTTGCGTAAGGGAAGAGGAGAGACGAGAATTTGTAAGATTTACGATTCTCCCTGCCTTCCAGAAGCTGAGGCCATGTTTGCCATAAATGCAGATGGCATAGGAGATGCTAAAGACTAG